CGCACGTCGGAGAGGTCCAGATGCACCTCGCCCGCCTCGGCCTCCGGCAGCACGGCGACCGTCACCGTACTCGTGTGGATGCGGCCCTGCGACTCGGTGGCGGGCACGCGCTGAACCCGGTGGACGCCCCGCTCCCACTTGAAGGCCCGAAAGGCGAACTCCCCCGTCACCTCCGCCACGACCTTGCTCGCGCCGCCCAGATCGCTCTCGGCGGCGTCGAGGACGTTCAGCTTGAGTCCCACGCCCTCGGCATACCGCGTATACATCCGCAGCAGGTCGGTGACGAACAGCCCCGCCTCCGCTCCGCCCGCCCCGGCCCGCAGCTCCAGGATCACATCTTTGGAGTCGTCCGGGTCGGTGGGCAGCAGGAGGACTTCCAGCTCCGACTCGATCTCCGCGAGGCGGGCCGTCAGGGTCTCGATCTCGCCCGCCGCGAGTTCGCGCATGTCGGGGTCGGCGAGGAGTTCGCGGGCACCCGCCAGATCGTCATTCAGCGCCTCCCGCTCGCGGTAGAGGGTGACGAGCGGCAGCAGCTCGCGGTGGCGGCGGGTCAGGCGGGCGTACTCCCGCCCGTCCGCCAGCGCCGCCGGGTCACCCAGCGCCCGCTCGACCATGCCGAACTCGGAGGCCAGCTCTTCCAGGCGGCCCCCACTTCCCGCGCCCCTCACCACGGCGGACGCGACCCAAAGGACGACAGGATGGACACAGGCTTCATGAACCCAGTCTAGCGCCCGGCCCCCTGGGGCGACCGGAAGGGGGATGCAATTTCACAAGGGGGAGGAGGCGAGAGAGGTTGCGGATGAGGGCGTGGACGACGCTGCCCGGTTTCTCGTTCCCATCACGCGCCTGCGGTGAAGAGGGCGAATCTCCCGGCCCCGTGCTGACCGCTGAGAGCTGACGGCTGATCGCTCCGTCTAACCCTCCCCGCCGCCGCCCTTCCCACCCGCGTTACATTCCGACCCATGAGAACCGTCACGGTGGGCGTGCTGGGATGCGGCACGGTGGGACAGGACGTGCTGCGTCTGCTGGAGCGCCGCAAGGACATCTTCGACAACCTCGGCGTGCGGGTGGAGGTGGCGGGCGTGCTCGTGCGCGACCCGGCCAGGAGCCGCACCGTTCCCGACGGCACGCCGCTCACCGCCGATCCCACCTTCCTCCAGGAGTGCGGCGTGGTCATCGAGGCGATGGGCGGCATCGAGCGGCCCCTCGAACTACTGCGGCCCTACCTGCGCTCCGACCGCCCCGTCATCACCG
Above is a window of Deinococcus sp. YIM 134068 DNA encoding:
- the prfA gene encoding peptide chain release factor 1, producing MRGAGSGGRLEELASEFGMVERALGDPAALADGREYARLTRRHRELLPLVTLYREREALNDDLAGARELLADPDMRELAAGEIETLTARLAEIESELEVLLLPTDPDDSKDVILELRAGAGGAEAGLFVTDLLRMYTRYAEGVGLKLNVLDAAESDLGGASKVVAEVTGEFAFRAFKWERGVHRVQRVPATESQGRIHTSTVTVAVLPEAEAGEVHLDLSDVRIDVFRSQGAGGQGVNTTDSAVRAVYRAGTPDEIVVVCQDGRSQIKNREKALLVLTSRLAERERAAREERERTERASQVGTGERSEKIRTYNYPQNRVTDHRLEGDSKNFALEGVVAGGLAPVVAALARDERERQLLEMGGSERANGGGQYGAA